A region from the Diadema setosum chromosome 17, eeDiaSeto1, whole genome shotgun sequence genome encodes:
- the LOC140241003 gene encoding ATP-citrate synthase-like → MSSKTVTEVYGKRLLSKELSQHVGELRCASVSAQTDWDSLIQDHPWLCNEALVIKPDQGLKRRGKLGLLKLNTHLDSARKWMDHKIDEEILVDGVPGRLRQFIIEPFVKHDALDEYFLSIYSEMDHDVVLFHHDGGIDVGNVEEKALKLYVGLNEEINEITIQKALLKKVPAKKSSKLASFIVDLVKLYQEMHFVLLEINPLVVLDQIYPLDLAAMLDTKATPMCKERWGKVEFPLPFCRLPTKEERYISKLEVGTPASIKLTLLNRKARIWSIISGGGISLLFGDTARHLGCAEEIGCYAQFSGPVNADQMYGFTKTVIDLMLEEPHPDGKVLIGGSQAIDVTTLLANRTGPGEGLMRALLENRQRLIENKVSLYIRTTVGLVGAFNERLPSSLQDLGFPVHVIGGEVPISDVINYALGKKAIPTNLNRPRVYTKVYNGSEVGTRSDSTENTNGVSCNGHTDNYSPDSIFTSRTRAVAIGMFPVAIQSILGFDSICHRDTPSIAAIVRPKSENTEETYDWKTGSITLPVYRSIADALSKHSDITVVLNQAIGPAAYKCALYAVNHTQVRAIIMMVGQVTERQTRELIQIARERRVLMIGPCTVKHGLQVNVLKPGAFRCNLFGDIGGPLPDVIDLKLYRQGSVVYLSRSGGLSSELCASIARNSDGLYLGIALGGGRYTGSGIMDHINFLQDVPAVKCFILIGEVGGCEEYEICDALRSGHLKKPTIAFCIGTCVDLYKQEPAYFGHTGGGTDSLRESATVKNETLAAAGAIVPDAFEGIAMKLAELYDRLAQEGALSSISEPPVPEIPSNLKPARRPPVLSN, encoded by the exons ATGTCTTCCAAGACAGTCACAGAGGTCTACGGAAAGCGACTGCTCTCCAAAGAGCTTTCCCAGCACGTCGGCGAGCTGCGCTGTGCCAGCGTGTCGGCTCAGACGGACTGGGACAGTCTCATTCAGGACCACCCATGGCTCTGCAACGAG GCACTGGTGATCAAACCTGACCAGGGACTGAAAAGGAGGGGGAAGCTGGGCCTACTGAAGCTGAACACACACCTCGACTCGGCCCGGAAATGGATGGATCATAAAATAGACGAAGAAATACTG GTTGATGGCGTCCCAGGTCGTCTGCGCCAATTCATCATCGAACCGTTTGTGAAACACGACGCCCTAGATGAGTACTTTCTCTCTATTTACTCCGAAATGGATCACGACGTCGTCCTGTTTCACCACGATGGCGGCATCGACGTCGGGAACGTGGAAGAGAAG GCTCTGAAGCTTTACGTCGGGTTGAACGAGGAGATAAACGAGATAACGATTCAAAAGGCCTTACTGAAGAAAGTCCCCGCCAAGAAGAGCAG TAAACTGGCGAGTTTTATTGTGGATCTTGTCAAGCTGTACCAAGAAATGCATTTCGTTCTTCTAGAAATCAACCCACTGG TTGTCCTAGACCAGATCTATCCTTTGGATTTGGCGGCCATGCTGGATACCAAGGCCACGCCCATGTGCAAAGAAAGATGGGGGAAGGTGGAATTCCCCTTGCCGTTCTGTCGGTTACCAACAAAAGAG GAACGGTACATCTCAAAGCTAGAGGTTGGCACGCCAGCGAGTATCAAATTAACACTCCTGAACAGAAAAGCCCGAATCTGGTCTATCATTAGTGGGGGTGGCATTTCGCTCCTCTTTGG TGATACCGCCAGGCACCTTGGTTGTGCGGAGGAAATCGGCTGCTACGCCCAGTTCTCCGGACCGGTGAACGCTGACCAAATGTACGGCTTTACCAAGACGGTGATTGACCTTATGCTGGAAGAGCCACACCCAGATGGCAAGGTTCTTATCGGCGGCAGCCAGGCCATTGACGTCACAACCTTATTAGCCAATCGGACAGGACCTGGAGAG GGACTAATGAGGGCGCTCTTGGAAAATAGACAACGGCTAATTGAAAACAAAGTGTCTCTCTACATCAGAACAACCGTGGGCCTTGTGGGCGCCTTCAACGAAAGACTTCCTTCCTCGTTGCAAGACTTAG GATTTCCTGTACATGTCATTGGCGGAGAGGTGCCCATTTCTGACGTCATCAACTACGCTCTGGGAAAGAAGGCCATACCAACAAATTTGAATCGACCCCGTGTTTACACAAAG GTCTACAATGGATCAGAGGTAGGAACCAGGTCGGATTCTACAGAGAACACTAATGGTGTCTCTTGTAATGGACACACAGACAATTACTCGCCAGACTCAATCTTCACGTCGAGGACAAGG GCCGTAGCAATCGGAATGTTCCCCGTCGCCATCCAGAGCATCTTGGGCTTCGACTCAATTTGCCACCGTGACACCCCGTCAATTGCCGCCATTGTGAGACCGAAGAG CGAAAACACAGAAGAGACGTACGACTGGAAAACGGGATCGATCACACTACCAG TGTACAGAAGTATTGCCGATGCCCTATCCAAGCATTCAGACATCACTGTCGTACTGAATCAGGCCATCGGACCAGCAGCATATAAGTGCGCCCTCTACGCCGTGAATCATACGCAG GTTCGGGCCATTATCATGATGGTTGGACAGGTGACGGAACGACAGACAAGAGAGCTCATCCAGATCGCCCGAGAGAGGCGTGTCCTGATGATCGGACCTTGTACG GTCAAACATGGGCTGCAAGTTAATGTACTCAAGCCGGGTGCGTTCCGATGCAACCTTTTCGGTGACATCGGTGGACCCTTGCCGGACGTCATCGATCTCAAACTGTACCGCCAGGGCAGCGTGGTCTACCTGTCGCGATCCGGCGGGCTCTCATCAGAGCTCTGCGCAAGCATCGCCCGCAACTCAGACGGCCTATACCTTGGAATAGCGCTAGGCGGAGGGAG ATACACCGGTTCGGGAATCATGGACCACATTAACTTCCTGCAAGATGTTCCTGCTGTCAAGTGCTTCATTCTGATTGGGGag GTTGGCGGCTGTGAGGAATACGAGATATGTGACGCCCTCAGAAGCGGGCACCTGAAAAAGCCCACCATTGCCTTCTGCATCGGAACCTGCGTCGACCTCTACAAACAAGAG CCGGCTTACTTCGGACACACCGGCGGCGGAACGGACAGTCTAAGAGAGAGTGCCACTGTCAAGAACGAGACCCTCGCCGCAGCTGGCGCTATTGTCCCCGACGCATTCGAAGGCATTGCGATGAAATTGGC GGAGCTGTATGATCGACTGGCTCAAGAGGGCGCCCTGTCATCCATCTCTGAACCACCCGTTCCAGAAATTCCTTCCAACTTGAAGCCAGCGAGGCGACCGCCTGTTCTTTCAAATTGA